From a single Rutidosis leptorrhynchoides isolate AG116_Rl617_1_P2 chromosome 5, CSIRO_AGI_Rlap_v1, whole genome shotgun sequence genomic region:
- the LOC139850281 gene encoding protein PLASTID REDOX INSENSITIVE 2, chloroplastic, protein MASASSLIISSTVPFSFSSSLNYVSIPILRYQITTSYKRSNLHKSSFRFSINPLGRNPKILVVKAAEYKFPDPIPEFAESETEKFRDHLIEKLSKKDVFEESLDEVVDICTEIFAKFMNEEYGGPGTLMVDPFWEMADTINESELPGGPQAARAAVKWAQDHVDKDWKEWNGE, encoded by the exons ATGGCGTCtgcttcttctctaataatttctTCAACAGTTCCATTCTCATTTTCATCTTCTTTAAATTATGTTTCAATTCCCATTTTGCGTTACCAGATTACCACTTCTTATAAAAGATCCAATCTCCATAAAAGTTCCTTTAGGTTCTCCATAAACCCTTTAGGAAGAAACCCTAAAATCCTAGTTGTTAAAGCTGCTGAATACAAATTTCCAGACCCAATTCCAGAATTCGCTGAATCG GAGACTGAGAAATTTAGGGATCATCTCATCGAGAAACTATCTAAAAAAGATGTATTTGAAGAGTCTCTTGATGAAGTGGTTGATATATGTACTGAG ATCTTTGCAAAGTTCATGAATGAGGAATATGGTGGGCCGGGGACGCTTATGGTTGATCCATTTTGGGAAATGGCTGATACTATAAACGAGAGCGAATTACCTGGAGGGCCACAAGCTGCTCGTGCTGCAGTTAAATGGGCTCAAGATCACGTCGATAAAGACTGGAAAGAATGGAATGGTGAATAG